In one Nicotiana tomentosiformis chromosome 6, ASM39032v3, whole genome shotgun sequence genomic region, the following are encoded:
- the LOC104113050 gene encoding uncharacterized protein — protein MVDGKWKKERFREKYWYQWERCNAIVLSWLMNYVAQNLISEIAYTTNAQTLLKELRERFDKDEFEALVPLPDCDCSKSKDCVVFLQRLKLYQFFMGLNANYLQARSQILLMFPLPTVNQTYAMLISDEIQKAIDVNSGILGASPPNINPGRYDSTTLYSSKTGGNQKFRKNYNFYCEVSPSTISANTTGTSSVFLLSDSKSDWIIDTLATNHMVSDVNLLNKSSISELIVPRKVFLPNRYISHVAHVGTSSISDNNYLRNDLSIGKVKAIGKEYNELYLLHRHNARTNKVFTLAAQGREVVDITLWQTRLTFPSSSIKITTCFNLIHVDVWGPYKTATFDGNRYFLTDVDDFSRMIWIFLLRLKSDVCVVLQQFLVFVQTQFQKTLKVVRIDSV, from the exons ATGGTAGATGGCAAGTGGAAGAAGGAACGATTTCGTGAGAAGTACTGGTACCAGTGGGAGAGATGCAATGCAATAGTACTGTCCTGGTTAATGAATTATGTTGCTCAGAACTTGATTAGTGAAATTGCATACACTACGAATGCTCAAACACTCTTGAAGGAGTTACGTGAGAGATTTGACAAA GATGAATTTGAGGCATTAGTGCCACTACCTGATTGTGACTGCTCTAAGTCTAAAGATTGTGTGGTGTTTCTCCAAAGACTGAAGCTGTATCAATTTTTCATGGGCCTAAATGCCAACTATCTTCAAGCTAGAAGTCAGATTTTACTCATGTTCCCATTACCTACTGTGAATCAAACATACGCTATGCTTATCAGTGATGAAATCCAAAAGGCTATTGATGTTAACTCTGGTATTCTGGGTGCTTCCCCTCCTAATATAAACCCAGGAAGATATGATTCTACTACTCTATATAGCTCTAAAACTGGAGGAAATCAAAAGTTTAGGAAAAATTACAATTTCTACTGTGAG GTTTCCCCTTCAACTATTAGTGCCAATACAACAGGTACAAGTAGTGTTTTCTTATTGTCTGATAGTAAGTCGGATTGGATCATTGATACATTAGCCACAAATCATATGGTATCTGATGTTAACTTGCTCAATAAGTCTTCAATTAGTGAACTTATTGTGCCTAGGAAAGTGTTTCTACCAAATAGATACATTTCCCATGTAGCTCATGTTGGAACTAGTTCTATATCTGATAACAACTACCTCAGGAAT GATCTCTCCATTGGGAAGGTGAAGGCGATTGGTAAGGAGTATAATGAGTTGTACTTGTTGCATAGACACAATGCAAGGACCAATAAGGTATTTACACTAGCAGCTCAAGGAAGAGAAGTTGTAGATATAACTTTGTG GCAAACTAGACTGACATTTCCTTCTAGTAGCATtaagattactacttgttttaACTTGATACACGTTGATGTATGGGGACCTTATAAAACTGCTACATTTGATGGAAACAGATATTTTTTGACTGATGTTGATGACTTCTCTAGAATGATATGGATTTTTCTTTTACGACTCAAATCTGATGTATGTGTTGTTCTACAACAGTTCCTTGTCTTTGTTCAAACTCAGTTTCAAAAGACATTGAAGGTAGTCAGAATTGACAGTGTGtga